TTAATTTGGTTGAGGGTTTATTTTCATGGGGACCGGGGTCTCATTCTTTGCTTTTGCGCAAATGAAGAATAAAGCTCTActtattattaacatattttttggCTTGTTGCAGGATGAATGGGTTGTTTGTAGGGTTTTTCATAAGAATACAGCGGGGATCAATAAAAGTCCAATTGCAATGGCTTCTCTTGGGGATGAATTTATGGACTATGCTTCATTGCCTCCTCTCATGGATCCTACTTTTGATTGTGAATCTGAATTCAAGGCCATCAATAAAACCCCAGTTTCAAGCTCTATTTTCAACCCTCAAATTCCAACCCAAGACCCCGTTTTCTTCCATCCAGAGACCTCGGATTCCGGCACTGGCAGCTTACGAACCGAGGACGAGGCGAGTATAAGAGCATTGGCAGGCAATTACAGTGGTGATCATATCGGGCAGAGGCAGTGCAACAAGGTGGAGCAGTTTTCATCAAATCAGTCTATGGTGAGTCCGTCACAAGACACTGGCCATAGCACTGAAATTAATAACAATGAGATTTCATCAGTGATTTCAAAGAGTTTTGGACTTGGAAGCATAGATCCTTATGATGATATTGAAGATTTGGCATGTTTATGGAACTACTGAAACTTGAATTGCAACATTATTACTGACTTGTTAATTTAGGAATTAGTATATGATCTGAAacactttttcttaaaaaaaaaaaatccaattatcaggttattattatattgaaaaGGGATATACTACTTTGTATAGATAGATTGAtggtgtaatttttttttctgattattACATTTTCATTGGCAGATAACTGAGAAAGATTCCATGTACACGATTTCTTACCTTTAgtagttgattttttttcttcataaatttctAGCATTATTCTGCATTGTTT
The nucleotide sequence above comes from Gossypium raimondii isolate GPD5lz chromosome 13, ASM2569854v1, whole genome shotgun sequence. Encoded proteins:
- the LOC105784245 gene encoding NAC domain-containing protein 87; this encodes MEDAIVVNQRHQELMELPPGFRFHPTDEEIITHYLLEKVMNSNFSAAAIGEADLNKSEPWDLPDKAKMGEKEWYFFCQRDRKYPTGMRTNRATQAGYWKATGKDKEIFKGKGCLVGMKKTLVFYKGRAPRGEKTNWVMHEYRLEGKFSYYNLPKAAKDEWVVCRVFHKNTAGINKSPIAMASLGDEFMDYASLPPLMDPTFDCESEFKAINKTPVSSSIFNPQIPTQDPVFFHPETSDSGTGSLRTEDEASIRALAGNYSGDHIGQRQCNKVEQFSSNQSMVSPSQDTGHSTEINNNEISSVISKSFGLGSIDPYDDIEDLACLWNY